The Myxococcus virescens genome segment CCCACCTTGTGCAGCTCCATGAGCCGGCGTGCACTCCACAGTCGCCGGAAGAGGCTGGCGGGGAGCTGCGGGTTGCGCACGAGCCAGCGCCGCACCCCGGTGTCCGCCGCGAAGGCCGCCCGGGCGCACAGGGCCTCCAGGCCGACGGGGTTGCGGTGGTAGCGCGCCACGAGTCGCGCATGGGGCAGACCCGTGCGCGCGTTTTCGAACACGGCCTTGATGACGGCGGGCACCGGGTCGAAGCACAGCGCGGAGAGGATGGGGTCCTCCGCCGCGTGGGCATGGGCGATGCGCTGGTCCTCGGGGAGCGGGTGCAGCCGCAGTTCAAAGAGCTGGCGGTAGTTGCCCAGGGCGGCTTCGGGCTCGTCTTCGGAGGTCGGCTCGGTGTCCGGTGCGGTGTCAGGGGCGGGCGCGGCCTCCAGCGGTGTCAGTTCGAGCACGGGGAGGTCTGCTTCGGGCGCGGCATCCAGCGGCGTCAGGTCGAGCACGGGGAGGTCTGCTTCGGGCTCGGGGGCCGCGGGGGACGTCTGTCGCTGGGGCTCGAAGGCCACAGGTGGAGCGGCGACAGGTGCCGCCGGGCTCGCGGCGGGCGTGGGCAGCAGCGCGCCCTGGGTGACGAGCCGGGAGAGGATGGTCCGCAGCCGCTCGGGGGGCAGGCCCGTCAGCGCGGGCAGGTTCCGGGCCAGGGTGGCGCCGTCCAGGCGGGAGAGCACGAAGCCCTCTTCTGGGCTGAGGGCCAGCGTCCGCAGGTCGACTGCGGGGTTCGGCTTGGGCATCCACTCCGTCATGGCTCCAGAGTCTTTCATGACCTGGAGGCGTCCGGCAGGCCCGGGCCAAGGCGGGCGGCACCGGACTGGAAAACATGACGGATGCTGGACGGCCTGCCCGGCTGGTGGGCGTGCGGGGAGTACCCTTGCCTGTCCATGCCTACACGCTCTGCGTCGAGCCGGGTTGACGGGAGGGCGCCCTGGGGCCCTAACTTCCCACCATGTCCGACCGCATCGAGACCTATGCCGAGTTCTGGCCGTTCTACCTGCGGGAGCACGCGCTGCCGTCCACGCGCTGGCTTCACTTCACGGGCACCTCCCTGGGACTGGGGCTGGGCGTGACGGCCGTCGCGACGGGCCGCGCCGCGCTGGTGCCGGCCGCGCTCGTCGCCGCCTACGGCTTCGCGTGGTTCAGCCACTTCGTCATCGAGCGGAACAAGCCGGCGTCGTTCAAGTACCCGCTCTGGTCGTTCATCTCCGACTTCCGCATGGCGGGGCTGATGGCCATTGGACGGCTGGCCCCGCACCTGGAACGTGCTCGGGCGGGCGGTGTGGGCTCGGGTGAAGTGGCCCGCGCGGTGCCCGCGACGCAGCAGGTCCGCTAGCGAGCAGGCTCGCTGGCACGGAGGGAAGGAGGCTTCAGGCCGCATTGACGCATCCGGGGCCCTCTCCCAGAATCCCCACTCGTTTCGGGCATCCGCCCGGGGGATCTCCGTGAACCTGCTGACCCGCGTGAAGAAGAGTGTCCGGCACCGCGCCGCCTACAAGGCGTCGGAGCCGTTGTCGAAGCTGCTCAGCCTGACGGGCTTCGGCCGTTATGGCCCGGGTCCTCAGCTCAAGCAGCCCGAGCCGCTGCGCCAGGCCGGCATCCCCGTCGAAACCTATCGCTTCGATGTGGCGGAGCTGGAGCGCTTCTGGGACGAACTCCAGGCGCAGAACGCCGTGATCCGGCACTTCTGCGGCTTCCAACCGTATTGGGAGAAGCGGCCGCAGTACCACTTCACCTGGAAGCAGATTGAACCGTTGGTGGCGCGCGAGGACGCCGTCTACGTGGACATCGCCTCCACCCCGAGCAGCCCGTACCTGGACGTGGTCCGGATGCTGGGGCGGACGCGGAACATCTACGCGCAGGACCTGGTCTTCCCGCCGGGCATCCACGGCCACCAGATTGGCGGCTCCGCGGCGGAGCTTCCGCTCGAGGACGGCTCCGTGGACGCGATGACGCTGCACTGCTCCTTCGAGCACTTCGAGGGGACCGCGGACACGGGCTTCATCCGGGAGGCGGGGCGCGTGCTCCGGCCCGGCGGCAAGGTCTGCATCGTCCCGCTGTACCTGGGCGAGTACGCCTTCACCATGTGTGACCCCGCATGGGGTTACGACATCCGCCGCGACGCGGAGCCCATCATCCACCTCTTCCCCCGCTGGGGAGAGCGGCACGGCCGCTTCTACGACGCCGTCACCCTGAAGGAGCGCGTCCTGGCGCCCGCGCATGCGGCGGGACTTCAGTCTCGCGTCTTCCACTTCGAGAACATCATGGACCTGCACCCGACCTGCTACACGCACTTCGGGCTCGTCCTGGAGAAGCCCGCGAAGGTGTGACGCGCGGGGCGCTGGGGGGGACAGGCCGGCGACCGTGCGGCCTGTCCTGGTCAACATCCGCGCTCCGGGGGGCTACAGGGAGTAGCCACGCGGAATGCGGCCGACCTATACATCCCTCCCATGGGACGCATTTTCGAGACACGCAAGGCCACGATGATGGCCCGCTGGAACAAGATGGCGAAGGTGTTCACGCGGATCAGCAAGGACATCGCCATCGCGGTGAAGGCGGGTGGGCCCAATCCCGATTCGAACTCCACGCTGCGCCGGGTGCTCCAGAACGCCCGCGCCGCGAACATGCCGAAGGACAAGGTCGACGCGGCCATCAAGCGCGCGAGCGGCCAGTCGGCGACCGACTACGAAATCGTGCTCTATGAGGGCTACGCGCCCCACGGCATCGCGCTGCTGGTGGAGACGGCGACGGACAACGTCGTGCGCACCGTGGCCAACGTGCGCATGCACTTCAACAAGCACAGCGGGAACCTGGGCACCACGGGCAGCGTGGCCTTCATGTTCCAGCGCATGGGCGTGTTCCGGTTGAACCCGGAGGGGTTGGACCTGGACTCGCTGGAGCTGGAGCTCATCGACCATGGCCTCCAGGAGATGGGCGAGGGCGTGGGAGAGAAGGGCGAGAAGCAGATCATCATCCGCTCCGCCTTCGCCGACTTCGGCCAGCTCCAGGCCGCCATCGAGGCCAAGGGCCTGGTGCCTGTCTCGGCGGACTCCGAGTACGTGGCGCTGAACCCCATCGAGCTGCCCGAGGACAAGGCCACCGAGGTGCTGGAGCTCGTGGACGCGCTGGAGCAGGACGACGACGTCCAGCGCGTGTTCCACAACCTGGCGTGAGGCAGGAGGCCGGGCCGGCCCTCGAGTCAGGGCCGGTCCAGCCGGGGTCTCAGGCGGGCGTCAGCCGAGCCTGGCGCGGAAGCCAGTCGAGGTTGGTGTGTTTGTCTTTGTTTGCGTCCAACGCCGGTGTCTGGTTTCAGGCGTTGACGCCCACGCCCACCGGGCAGCTCACGCCGGTGCCGCCCAGCCCGCAGTAGCCGCCTGGGTTCTTCTCCAGGTACTGCTGGTGGTAGTCCTCGGCGAAATAGAAGGGCGGGGCGGGGAGCAACTCGGTGGTGATGGCATCGAAGCCCCGGGCCGCCAGCGCCTTCTGGTACGCGTCACGGCTCGCCACGGCGGCGCGCTGCTGGGCTTCGCTGGTGAAGTAGATGCCGGAGCGGTACTGCGTGCCCACGTCGTTGCCCTGGCGCATGCCCTGCGTCGGGTCATGGCTCTCCCAGAAGATGCGCAGGAGCTGCTCGAAGGATACCTTCTTCGGGTCGAAGACGACGCGGACGACCTCGTTGTGTCCGGTGAGACCGCTGCACACCTCGCGGTAGGTGGGGTTGGGCGTCAGGCCCCCGGCGTATCCCACCGCCGTGCTGTACACGCCAGGCGTCTGGTAGAACTTCCGCTCCGCGCCCCAGAAACACCCCAGGCCGAAGTAGACCTCCTCCAAACCTTCCGGCACGGGGCCCTTGATGGGCGTGCCCAGCACCTCGTGCTTCTCCGGGACGGGCATCACGTCCGAGCGGCCCGGCAGTGCTTCTTCCGGGGTCGGAATCCTCAGCTTCTTGGTCGGATTGAAGAACATGCCCCAGGCATAGCGGCCTGGCGTTCGCGATTCACCCCCAGAAGGGGCTGGCGTGCGGGCAGCGGGTGGCCGGCCGTCCCGCCTGCCGCGCTGCTTCACGCGCCCCCGAGCGTCGTGAGGGTGCGGGGCCAGTGGACGGTGAAGGTGGTGCCCTGGTCCCGGTTGGAGCGGACCTCCACGCGGCCCCCGTGTGCGCCGACAATCTGGCTGACGATGTAGAGGCCCAGGCCCAGGCTGCGTTTCTTCCTCGCGACGTCCTGCGGTGGCGCCGTTGCGGGCATGTTCTTGAACGGGTCGAACAGGCGCGGCATCAGCTCGGGCGCAATCGGCTCGCCGGTGTTGTGGACCTTCAGCACCACCTCATCCGCCTCTCCGCGCACCGTGACACACACCGGTCTGTCTTCCTGGCCATGCTGGAGGGCGTTGGCCACCAGGTTGCCCAGCACCTGTGACACGCGGTCCGGGTCCCAGTTCCCTCGGGTGTCTCCGCTCGCCTCGAACACCAGCGAGCGCTCCGGGGCGCTGACCCGGAGCTCTTCCAGCGTCGCCTGGCATACCTCCGCGAAGTCCATGGGCTGGCGGGCCACCGGAAGCCCCCCGCCCAGGCGGGTGCGGGCGAAGTCGAGGATGTCCGTAATCATGCGCCCCATGCGCGCGGTGGCCTTGCGGATGCGGTCCACGGCGCGACGCTCGGGGGGAGTCAGGTCCTCGGACCGCGTCAGCTGGAAGGCCGAGGCGTTGATGGCGTTGAGCGGGTTGCGCAGGTCGTGTCCCAACACCGCCATGAGTTGTTCCCGGAAGTCCACCGCCCGCTGGAGCACGGCCTCGGCCCGCTTGTGGTGGGAGACATCCACCACCGTGCAGCTCAAGCCCAGCACCCCTTGGTCGGGCGTGCGGACCGGGTGGAAGCTGGCCTGGAAGGTCCGGGCATCTCCAGGGATGGTGAACTCGACGGCGTCCACGGGTTCACCTGTCTCAATCGTGCGGCGGAACAGGGGCTCGAACGTGCCCACGGCCGTCACGGGAGCCATCTCCCGGAAGCGGCGGCCCAGGTGGGCTTCCGGCGAGTGGCCATCGATGTCCGCCATGGCCTGGTTGATGCGCACGAAGCGCAACTCCCGGTCCAGCTGGGCGATGCCCAGAGGTGTGGAGGCCAGCAGCGCGTCCAGCTGCGCCAGCGAGCGCTGGGCGTCCGCGTGGGCCTGGCGCTCGCGGGCCCGGAGCCGGGCCTGCACCAGGTGCGCGGTGGCTCGCTGCGCCATGGTCCGGAACAAGAGGGCGTCCGGCTCGGAGAAGACGAAGGCGGTGCGCGAGCACATGTACGCCATGCCCAGGAGTTGGTCGCCATCCAGCAGGGGCACGCCGTACACGGCGCGCAGCCCTTCCTGCTTCAGCGTGGGCAGCACCACGCGAGGGTCCGTGGACGCTGAGCGCAGCGTCAGGGGCTGACGCTGGCGGAGCACCTCGCCCACGAATCCTTCCTCCCGCTCCAGCGACACGCCGAGCGCCTCGTCCGCGCCCAGGCCCACCGCGGCGCGCACCACCAGCGCGTCGCCTTCCACCAGCACGAACGCCGCCGAGTCGACCGAGAGCGCGGACTCCACCAGGACGGTGAGCAGCCGCGAGGGGAGGCTGGCCATGGAAGGGCTGTCCAGCGCGGCCTGCGTCATCCGGTCCAGGGCCTGGAGGATGCGCTGCCGCCCCTGGGAGAAGGACGTCACCGTCCGGGTGACAATCCGGTCCAGCGCGTCCTCCATCCGCTCCAACTCGCCCGGCGCGGGGCAGGCCGCTTCGGCTTCCATCCTGTGGAGGATGCACTTGCGCAGGAGCGCGTACTCGGACGCCACTTGGCCCAGGTCGAAGCCGGCGTCCAGCCGGGACATCGCGTGCTCGTCCGGCACCGTGGTGAGGATTTCGTCCGGGCCGTGGTCGATGATGTCCGCGAGCATGTTGAGCAACTGGGGCATGTGGTCCAGCAGCCACGAAGGCTGCGCCGCGTGTCCCACGTGAAACGCTCGCATGGCCCGCTGCCAGTCCTCCAGCACCTCCTCCTGGTGAGCGCGCAGGAACGCCGCCGCCTTGAGCGTCCGAGCCCCGGAGGCCTCCTTGTCACCCGCTGTGCGTGACTCTGTCTCCAGCATCACCGGCCTCCCGAGGCCCTGGGGCCGCCCACCCCGCCGTTCACTTCCATTCTGGGGATGATGGCGCCTGCGTGCCTCGTCCCACCGTCGCTGGAGGCGGGCCCGGTGGATGCCACCCCGGGCGGCACGGCGGCGCACTGTCCGCTCGGACGTCCAACTTCGGGCGCTTGCCACCGTGGCCGTGTGCTGGGAGCTGTGGGCCCGCACGGGCTCGGTTAGGGTGTCTGCAAGATGCGCACGCTCCTGCTGACCCGCTCCGACGTCTCCCGCAACCTGCAGGCTCCTCTCTTGCTGGAGGACATGCGAGAGGCCTTCCGCACCGACGCCCTGGCACGCACCGTGGCACCGCAGCGCGCTCGGGCCCCCCTCCATGCCGAGGGCACCGCCCTGGTGCTGTTCCCTGGCAGCCTGCCATCCATCCCCGCCTACTCCGTGAAGGTGCACGCGAAGTTCCCCGGCCAGTCGCCGGCGATTCGAGGCGTGATGCACCTGCACGACGTTGCTACCGGCCAGGTGATGGCGGTGATGGACGCCGGCCACCTGACGGCGGTGCGTACGGGCGTGGTGGGCGCGCTGTCGGCGGACGTGCTGGCGCGGCCGGACGCGGGCCGGGTGGCGCTCATCGGCGCGGGCCGGCAGGCGGTGTTGCAGCTCAAGTCGTTGCGGCTGGTGCGCTCGCTGACGCACGTGCGGGTGTTCGACACGGCGCCGGAGCGCTCGCTCGCCTTCGCCACGCGCATGTACCAGGAGTTGAACCTGCCGGTGCGGATGGCGGAGTCCATGGAGGAGGCCGTCTCCGACGCGGACATCATCGTGACGGCGACGTGGAGCCGTCACCCCTTCCTGCACCCCGGCATGGTGCGGCCAGGCACGCACATCATCGCGCTGGGCGCGGACGAGCCGGGCAAGGCCGAGCTGTCCGCGGAGCTGCTCCGTCAGTCGCGGTTCGTCGTCGACCACCGGGGCCTGTCGGTGTCCACCGGCGCCGCGGGCGCGGTGGGGCTGGGTGAGGAGGCCATCCACGCGGAGCTGGGTGAGGTGCTGGCTGGCCTGAAGCCCGGGCGCACGTCCGAGGACGACGTCACCGTCTTCGCGGCGGTGGGGCTGCCCTTCCAGGACCTGGCGGCGGCCTGGCACGTCTACCAGTCGGCCCAGGGCGACGACGCCGTGAGCGGGGTGGACTTCGACGCATGAGGCGCAGGGTGCTGGGGCTCCTGTCGCGCATCGGCCTGACGCGGCCCGCGCTGCGTGCGTGGGCGATGTACGACTGGGCGAACTCGGCCTTCATCACCACCGTCGTCACGGTGGTGTTCCCGCTCTACTACGCCTCCGTGGCGGCGGAGGGACTTCCGCGCGAGGTGGCCACCAGTCGCTTCGCCACCGCCACCGCGGTGGCGCTGAGCGTGGTGGCGGTGTTGTCACCGGTCCTGGGCGCGCTGAGCGACCGGGCCGGACGCATCAAGCACATGCTGGGCATCTTCGCGGGCCTGGGCATCGTGTCCACGCTGGCGCTGGCCACGGTGGGCCCGGGTGATTGGGAATGGGGCCTGCTGCTCTTCGGCCTGGGCAACGTGGGCGTGACGGGCAGCATCGTGTTCGCGGACGCGCTCTTGCGGCACATCGCCCGGGACGACGAACTGGACCGTGTGTCCACCGCGGGCTACGCGCTGGGCTACCTGGGCGGCGGTCTGCTGCTGGCCGCGCAGTTGGTGCTGCTGATGAGGCCCCATTGGTTCGGACTGGCGGACGCGGGGGCCGCCTCGCGCGTGGCCTTCGCCTCCGTGGCGGTGTGGTGGGCCCTCTTCTCGGTGCCCCTCTTCCGGCGCATCCCCGAGCCGAAACCGGACGTGTCCATCCAACGTCCTCCGCTGTCCCTGCGCGGCATCTTCACGCAGCTGGCGGGCACGCTGGGCGGGCTGCGCCAGCACCGTCAGGCCTTCCTGCTGCTGGTGGCCTATCTGCTCTACAGCGACGGCATCGGCACCATCATCCGCTTGTCCACGCTGTACGGGACGGAGCTGGGCATTGGCCGGGGCGCGCTGATTGGTGCGTTGCTGCTGACGCAGGTGGTGGGTGTGCCGTGCGCGGTGCTGTTCGGCCGGGCCGCGGGGCGGGTGGGGGTGAAGCGCGCGCTGATGTTCGCCCTGTCGGTGTACGTGGGGGTGACGTTCCTGGGCTACTTCATGCGCACGCCGGTGCACTTCTTCGCGCTCGCGTTGCTGGTGGGCATGGTGCAGGGCGGCAGTCAGGCCTTGAGCCGTTCGCTCTTCGCGCAGATGGTGCCCCGGGACAGGGCGGCGGAGTTCTTCGGCCTCTTCAGCGTCTTCGAGAAAGTCACAGCGGTGGCGGGCCCGCTGGTGTTCGCGGCCACGGTGGAGCTGACGGGCTCCAGCCGGCAGGCGGTGCTGTCCCTGCTCTTCTTCTTCGTGTCGGGCGCGGCGGTGCTGTCCCGGGTGGACGTGGCCGCGGGGCGACGCGCGGCCCGCGAGGCGGAGGCGCGTGCCGGATGGCGCGGCGACGGTGCACCGGAGGCCACCGCTGCCCCGGAGGGCGCGCCGGACGCGAGCCGCGGCGTCTGAGTCGTCAGTGCTTCGTGGGCGGGACTTCCCGGGGCGCGGAGAAGAGGCTGTCCCGCCCGTGATTGAGCACGACTTCTCCGCCCACGACTTCACGCACGTCCGCCAGGGCCACCGCGAAGTCATGCCGGCGGATGAGGCCCTTCTCCACGATGAGCTCATCCCCCTTCATCTCGATGATGCGTCCGAGAACGTGCCCGTCGTTGCCGCGCACCTTCATCCCCTTGTGGATTTCCGAACGACTGAACATGGTTGCCTCCCCCAGGGCGGTCCGTGGAGCCCCGTGCGCGAAAGCTGGCTTTCACCCCGCAAGCTGGCAGCGGACAGGCGGGGCGCCGCACCGGCGAAGCCCGCGTGAGATGCACGGCGAGCAGGCGCCCGGTCAGGGCGCCCGTGGGTGCCTGCCTGGCTGCCCGGCGTTCCACCCGTGCGGGGCTCTGGCCCGGGTGGCCGCCCGCCAGGACGTGGCCATCTTCGCCCCTGGGAGGTGCACATGGTCGTTGGTTTCTTGGCGTCGCGGCCGGGGCGGTGGCTCCGCATCGTGACGGGCGCTGGGATGGTGGTGGGCGGTCTGGCGGCAGGGACGTCGCGAGGCGCGGCGGTGGCGCTCGTGGGCCTGGGGCCCCTGGTGGCCGCGGCCCTGGACTGGGTGCCCACGGCGGCGCTCTTCGGTCTGCCCATGGACGGCCCGACGCTGCGGCGCGAGCTGGGGGTGTCCGACGAGGCGTCGTTGTTGGAGGGCTTCCCTCGCGCGTCCATGCGGGACGTCTCGCCGACGCTTCACTGAAGGACGGCCCGCCGCGCCGGGCCTTGGGGGCTCATGGGGAGACGGGCTCCGCGGCGGCATGGGGCCACGCGGGAGAAGTCAGGGCGCTCCAGTCCTGTCCGCGCGCCCAGTCCTCGAAGGTGTGCCAGCGGACCTCCGGGAAGCGGTGCCGCAGCGTGAGGACGTCCGCCTGGTAGCCCTTGCGGTCCAGCCACTCGTACATGGCGGCCAGGTCCTCGCTGCGCTCGCGGATGTAGTCCAGGGGAAGCTGCTCGTAGTGGATGCGGTGGCCGCTCACCATGGACAGCAGCCCGGCGGCCTGCTGGCCCGTCACCTCGTCGGAGGCCACCTCGATGCGTTGTTCCTCGAAGCGCTCCGGCTCCTCCATGACGCGGACGGAGAAGGCCGCGAGGTCCTCCAGGGCCACCATCTGCAGGCCGCGCGTGGGCCACAGGCCCATGGCGAGCACGCCCGCCTTCAGCCCCTCTTCGAACATGCCGCTGGTGAAGTTCTCCATGAAGAAGGTGGGGCCGAGGATGGTGTAGGGCAGGCCGCTGCCGCGCACGTGCATCTCGATGCGGTGCTTGCTGTCGAAGTGGGGGATGCCCGTCAGGCGGTCCGCTCCGGCCACCGACGAGTAGACGTAGTGCTGTACGCGCGCGAGCCGGGCCGCGTCCGCCAGGTTCTTCCCGTGGCGGACCTCCGCCTGCACGCCGCCCGGGCCAAAGGGCGTGGCGGTGGCGAACATGGTGTCCATGTCCTGGGCCGCTTGGGCGATGGCGTCCAGGTCGTCGTAGTCCCCGACGACCAGCTCGGCGCCGAGCGACTCGAGCTCGCGGGCGGTGGGGGAGTCCGCGTGGTGGATGAAGGCGGTGACGCGGTGGCCGCGCTGCAAGAGCTTCCGTGCGACGGCACCCCCCTGCTGGCCAGTGGCGCCGGTAACGAGCACGGAGCGTGAGAAACCCATGGGCATGTGTGCACCTCGTGACGTCAGATGTCCGGAAGTTGGGGATGACGGACGCCGCTGGCGAGCACACCGTGGGCGCATCGAGCCTCACGGCCAGGGGTTGCCGGGCGGCCGGGCCAGCAGGCGACCTGGGGCGCCTGCTTCCTTCGCGCGCTACCACGTCGTTCCGAAGACGCTTGGGGGCGCTCGGTGCTTGCTTGGGTGCGGCGTCTTCTCTTGGGAAATGCCATGGTCCCGACCACGATGAGCAAGCGTGACAAGCTTCAGGACTCCGAGCTGGTGGTTGCCGCCCGGGCACTCGACGCGGAGTTGGCGCGCTTTGAGTCCCAGGCCGAGCAGCTCGAGAAGGCGCCACTTCAATCCGAGAAGCACCTGGAGCGCGCGTCGGCGATGCTGCAGGGGCTGGCGGACCTGGACGAGCAGCTCCGGGGGCGGGTGACGGCGCTGGTGGGGGCCATCTCGAAGGTGAGAGATCGGCAGCAGGCGCAGGCCGAGGCCATCCACCTGCGTGCGCAGGAGCTCCAGCGGCGCACCGAGGTCTTCAAGGACCTGCTCGTGCGCTACGGCGCCCTGGGACAGAACGCGGGCGAGCTGAACGTGCAGATGCAGCAGTTCGCGCAGCAGCGGCAGGCGGCGAAGACGCCGGAGGAGAACGCCGCGCTGGCGGGGACCTTCCAGGCGCTCCAGGAGCGGATGTCCCTGGTGGCGGACGAGGCCCATTCGCTGGCACAGGCCGCGGAGGAGCAGGCGTTCCTCGACGTGGCGCGGCAGGCGGACTCCCTGCGTCAGCAGCTGTTGTCGGCGCGGAACAAGATGTCGCTGTTGCAGAAGAGCTTCGGCGGCGGGGCGGCTAGCTGAGGTACGTGGGGGCGAAGTCGTCCGGGCTTTCGATGGGACGCCGTCCCGCGAAACCTTCGAGCAGGGCGTGCCAGTGGGAGACGGCGGGGTCTCCGAAGCGCCAGCACAGGTAGACCTGCTCTCCGCCCCGGTTCGCGCGGAAGTCCACGAGGCCGTCCGCGCCCTTGATTTCCAGGCCCATCTCCTGGAGCTGGAGGAGCTCGCCGCGGATGCGCTCGAGGAGGGTGTCACGCTCGTCGCGCAGGGAGGCCAGGCTGGGGTCGTTGGGCCTGGGCGCGGCGCCCAGCTCGTCCGCGAGCTGCTGGGCACGCTCCACCCATGGGCGGACCCGCTCGAAGGTGCGCGTCAACAGCGGCACCAGCCGGTTGGCTTCTTCCACGCTGAAGTAACGCATTCCCCGAGCATGCATCGGCAAGGCCCATCGCCGCTACTGTTCCGGCGCACGGGGGGGGGACGTCAGCCTGTCGCCCATTCAGCGCTGGGCTGTGTCACGCGGGGACAGGCCTGCGCTATCTATGGGCGTCATATGTGTATGGGAATGCGGTCGAGGTTCATAGGGTCGCAGATTGAATGTTGGCTATTCGTTCCGCTCTGCTTGGCGTTGCTT includes the following:
- a CDS encoding DUF962 domain-containing protein translates to MSDRIETYAEFWPFYLREHALPSTRWLHFTGTSLGLGLGVTAVATGRAALVPAALVAAYGFAWFSHFVIERNKPASFKYPLWSFISDFRMAGLMAIGRLAPHLERARAGGVGSGEVARAVPATQQVR
- a CDS encoding DUF2171 domain-containing protein — translated: MFSRSEIHKGMKVRGNDGHVLGRIIEMKGDELIVEKGLIRRHDFAVALADVREVVGGEVVLNHGRDSLFSAPREVPPTKH
- a CDS encoding YebC/PmpR family DNA-binding transcriptional regulator, which translates into the protein MGRIFETRKATMMARWNKMAKVFTRISKDIAIAVKAGGPNPDSNSTLRRVLQNARAANMPKDKVDAAIKRASGQSATDYEIVLYEGYAPHGIALLVETATDNVVRTVANVRMHFNKHSGNLGTTGSVAFMFQRMGVFRLNPEGLDLDSLELELIDHGLQEMGEGVGEKGEKQIIIRSAFADFGQLQAAIEAKGLVPVSADSEYVALNPIELPEDKATEVLELVDALEQDDDVQRVFHNLA
- a CDS encoding ATP-binding protein, whose product is MLETESRTAGDKEASGARTLKAAAFLRAHQEEVLEDWQRAMRAFHVGHAAQPSWLLDHMPQLLNMLADIIDHGPDEILTTVPDEHAMSRLDAGFDLGQVASEYALLRKCILHRMEAEAACPAPGELERMEDALDRIVTRTVTSFSQGRQRILQALDRMTQAALDSPSMASLPSRLLTVLVESALSVDSAAFVLVEGDALVVRAAVGLGADEALGVSLEREEGFVGEVLRQRQPLTLRSASTDPRVVLPTLKQEGLRAVYGVPLLDGDQLLGMAYMCSRTAFVFSEPDALLFRTMAQRATAHLVQARLRARERQAHADAQRSLAQLDALLASTPLGIAQLDRELRFVRINQAMADIDGHSPEAHLGRRFREMAPVTAVGTFEPLFRRTIETGEPVDAVEFTIPGDARTFQASFHPVRTPDQGVLGLSCTVVDVSHHKRAEAVLQRAVDFREQLMAVLGHDLRNPLNAINASAFQLTRSEDLTPPERRAVDRIRKATARMGRMITDILDFARTRLGGGLPVARQPMDFAEVCQATLEELRVSAPERSLVFEASGDTRGNWDPDRVSQVLGNLVANALQHGQEDRPVCVTVRGEADEVVLKVHNTGEPIAPELMPRLFDPFKNMPATAPPQDVARKKRSLGLGLYIVSQIVGAHGGRVEVRSNRDQGTTFTVHWPRTLTTLGGA
- a CDS encoding DUF2203 domain-containing protein encodes the protein MRYFSVEEANRLVPLLTRTFERVRPWVERAQQLADELGAAPRPNDPSLASLRDERDTLLERIRGELLQLQEMGLEIKGADGLVDFRANRGGEQVYLCWRFGDPAVSHWHALLEGFAGRRPIESPDDFAPTYLS
- a CDS encoding methyltransferase domain-containing protein → MNLLTRVKKSVRHRAAYKASEPLSKLLSLTGFGRYGPGPQLKQPEPLRQAGIPVETYRFDVAELERFWDELQAQNAVIRHFCGFQPYWEKRPQYHFTWKQIEPLVAREDAVYVDIASTPSSPYLDVVRMLGRTRNIYAQDLVFPPGIHGHQIGGSAAELPLEDGSVDAMTLHCSFEHFEGTADTGFIREAGRVLRPGGKVCIVPLYLGEYAFTMCDPAWGYDIRRDAEPIIHLFPRWGERHGRFYDAVTLKERVLAPAHAAGLQSRVFHFENIMDLHPTCYTHFGLVLEKPAKV
- a CDS encoding MFS transporter produces the protein MRRRVLGLLSRIGLTRPALRAWAMYDWANSAFITTVVTVVFPLYYASVAAEGLPREVATSRFATATAVALSVVAVLSPVLGALSDRAGRIKHMLGIFAGLGIVSTLALATVGPGDWEWGLLLFGLGNVGVTGSIVFADALLRHIARDDELDRVSTAGYALGYLGGGLLLAAQLVLLMRPHWFGLADAGAASRVAFASVAVWWALFSVPLFRRIPEPKPDVSIQRPPLSLRGIFTQLAGTLGGLRQHRQAFLLLVAYLLYSDGIGTIIRLSTLYGTELGIGRGALIGALLLTQVVGVPCAVLFGRAAGRVGVKRALMFALSVYVGVTFLGYFMRTPVHFFALALLVGMVQGGSQALSRSLFAQMVPRDRAAEFFGLFSVFEKVTAVAGPLVFAATVELTGSSRQAVLSLLFFFVSGAAVLSRVDVAAGRRAAREAEARAGWRGDGAPEATAAPEGAPDASRGV
- a CDS encoding ornithine cyclodeaminase family protein translates to MRTLLLTRSDVSRNLQAPLLLEDMREAFRTDALARTVAPQRARAPLHAEGTALVLFPGSLPSIPAYSVKVHAKFPGQSPAIRGVMHLHDVATGQVMAVMDAGHLTAVRTGVVGALSADVLARPDAGRVALIGAGRQAVLQLKSLRLVRSLTHVRVFDTAPERSLAFATRMYQELNLPVRMAESMEEAVSDADIIVTATWSRHPFLHPGMVRPGTHIIALGADEPGKAELSAELLRQSRFVVDHRGLSVSTGAAGAVGLGEEAIHAELGEVLAGLKPGRTSEDDVTVFAAVGLPFQDLAAAWHVYQSAQGDDAVSGVDFDA
- the msrA gene encoding peptide-methionine (S)-S-oxide reductase MsrA; its protein translation is MFFNPTKKLRIPTPEEALPGRSDVMPVPEKHEVLGTPIKGPVPEGLEEVYFGLGCFWGAERKFYQTPGVYSTAVGYAGGLTPNPTYREVCSGLTGHNEVVRVVFDPKKVSFEQLLRIFWESHDPTQGMRQGNDVGTQYRSGIYFTSEAQQRAAVASRDAYQKALAARGFDAITTELLPAPPFYFAEDYHQQYLEKNPGGYCGLGGTGVSCPVGVGVNA
- a CDS encoding YgaP-like transmembrane domain produces the protein MVVGFLASRPGRWLRIVTGAGMVVGGLAAGTSRGAAVALVGLGPLVAAALDWVPTAALFGLPMDGPTLRRELGVSDEASLLEGFPRASMRDVSPTLH
- a CDS encoding NmrA/HSCARG family protein codes for the protein MPMGFSRSVLVTGATGQQGGAVARKLLQRGHRVTAFIHHADSPTARELESLGAELVVGDYDDLDAIAQAAQDMDTMFATATPFGPGGVQAEVRHGKNLADAARLARVQHYVYSSVAGADRLTGIPHFDSKHRIEMHVRGSGLPYTILGPTFFMENFTSGMFEEGLKAGVLAMGLWPTRGLQMVALEDLAAFSVRVMEEPERFEEQRIEVASDEVTGQQAAGLLSMVSGHRIHYEQLPLDYIRERSEDLAAMYEWLDRKGYQADVLTLRHRFPEVRWHTFEDWARGQDWSALTSPAWPHAAAEPVSP